The Gossypium arboreum isolate Shixiya-1 chromosome 6, ASM2569848v2, whole genome shotgun sequence DNA window AAACAAAACTTAACCTTAAATCAAAAGAATTTTGTCTTTTTCATTAATTAATTATCACGCTTTAGCTACTTATAAATAACAATCCTGGTTTTCTCTGTTTCTCAGGTTGAATCACAAATTAACCTTCCATTTCTGAAAAGAAACCAACCCACAACCCTGTTTCCATTAAAGCAATACTCAGACCCATTAGTCACGTCAACACAATGAAAGAAGCACCAAAGCCCTTAATGGCGCAACCACGCTCCCCATGGCACTCACCCGTGCCTTACCTCTTCGGAGGCCTAGCAGCCATGCTGGGTCTCATTGCTTTTGCTCTCTTCATCTTAGCTTGCTCCTACAGGCGAATCCCCGACAACGATGGCGGTGAAGAAACAGACGTTGAAAGCGGCGATTCAGTGAAGGAAGTAAAGGTTTACGAGGAGAAAATATTGGTGATAATGGCTGGTGAATTCAAGCCTACGTTCTTGGCTACCCCTGTTTCAAAACAGGCTCCCTCGTTTGGTGATAAAAATGGTGGATTCGTGGGCGAACAAGGATCGGAGAAAGGTGAAAGCGGCGAGAGAGTGAAACCAAATATGAGCAGTGATGATTATCATCAACGATTGCCAACAACAATAACAGAAAATTCTGCCAACCCAGTGAACAATGAAACAGGACAAATCCAACACCAACATTAAAaacttgttttgttttgtttgggTTTTGGCTTATCGGTCCCGAGAAAATTGTTGTTTTTAATTTGATCATGGGGGAATGTATATTTTGCTGAGAACGTAAAACAGAATTTTGTtcctaaattttcataaattctGATTTATTGTGTACATTGAGATTTCAGTTGTTTTGCAGTTGGCCTAACCAGCCCTGgctgttttttttttcatgtgCCATCACAACAATAATGCAAACTCGATCCCTTCACGGAGGATTTTACCGGCAGAAAAGGGCGTGGAATTAGAGTTACCCGACccccaaaatttcacccattcCTCAATTTAAACTTATTTGCAGCTCAAAAATAGTTTTTAACTCAAATTAAAACTGATTTAAACCCTAAATATCATGAGCTTAGAACAATTGTGAAACAACCCAATCTTGAATAGAATAAATTTATAATGACCCCAATTTCAAATTAGAATAATTCGATTCTAAAATAACTccaattcaaaataatttaattgcttcatattttaaatgatttaaatttcaaaattcacccaaattaaaattattcaaaaatttatAAAGCTCGATGAGAGTGGGAACAAAAGCTAAAAAAGGTATAATTTAATTGCTAGTACAATATAAATTTTGAAGGAATAATTTTCTTATAATGAATGACGAATTTAGACTTTAATTACAAAATGGAAGAATAAAGCAAAGGAAATGCCTCAAAAGGACATTGAAATCACCAATTTCTCTATTTCTTGGGCACCAAGCAGATGTGAGACGCATGCTGCCTATTACTAAGATTTGTTAATAAAAAGGCAAACCTTAAACAGCTGGCTGTCAGAACTGCGCCGCGACTCGACGCCAccatttcttcttaaatttaaGCGCAAACTATTAAAGTATTCATTCCTATTTGTTTTAACTTACATTTAAAgtaatattttaattacttatattatcatattataatattttaatcactaaatattaattattattaatagtgTAATAATGAATTAAcgtaatatattaaattattattttagattaaattatataatcggttcttatatatttttcttttaagtaatttaatttttttcttttatgtttttaaaatttttctttttgttgtttattttctcttctccttttcctttattttcctcctttcttcaattttttaacataatttttaatttttatttgttaaaattaattCCTGTACTTtcatttttttgaacaatttatttttgtttttttatttctttatttcttttcttctttccctttatttttctctcttctcaTATTCTTCACTATAGAAACATAATTTTTACCCACCAAATTATATTCTTCacggcaaaaacataatttttaccCACTAAATAAACTAAATCTTTATTTTTTCACATGATTCCTAAATTGAACTTTACTCAAAACCAAATATCAATCATTCTTAATCAAATCTCGATTTGAATATAACATAATTTTGAAACTAAAATTAGATTtaactaatcaatataaaaatcatatccctaatcaaatttaaacataaattgaattctttatattcaaaacaatttttttttcgttttcaaAGCATTACGTAATCGTTTAgattatttctttccttttcttttcttttttgacgaataaaattaagaaaacaaTAAAATTGATCTAAATTTTCTTGTATATTCTTAAGTAAGCTTGATTGAAAACAGAGCATGGATGAACCGAAGAGAGAAATGGAGCATGAAACCAAATTGGTTTGGATAAAGTTGAGGGTAAGTTTAGTCATTGAGAGTGTAAAACTCGTTTAAAGAATCTGAGAAACAACGTAGTTTCGAGAAGGCGAGAATGTTGCAGGTAAAATACATAAGGTGTTCAGTGGAGGTTGTTGGTTAGGAGGTTAAGGTAGCGGGCTCTGAAAACTTTGTTAAGGGTAGACTGTCAAAGTCACAGCTAGCAAGGTCTTCGAGTGAGGCAAGCTTGTGGACTAGGTCATTGAGAGATCAAAATTGGTTCGTTAAAATGATAATAGACGATGAGGGTTTATAATTTTGGGGGTGAGAATATacgaaacaagttcaattttgATTTCAACTTtcgtcttttctttttttataaaaataaaaaattgtaacaaatgaagaacataaaaaaaaaactactttAAAAGATGGAGAAGAGAAGAAAGCTGAGAAAGAAACAAAAGGGAacgaaaaaaaagttaaaagaaagcTTAAGGGTATAAAAAGCtctcaaacttttaaaaaaaaaattaagcttcttttttttttttttgcattcaatTGAGctcttgaactttcaaaatagaTTAAAAAAGGCCATTAAGTTCTTcaaaaaacataattaaacccCTGCTCTTTTTTTTCACTCAATAAGGtaaaactttcaaaatgcattaaAAGAcgttaaattttttcaaaaagtAACTAAGCCCcgcttttattaaaaattagaaaaaatataaaaataaaaattttagaaaaatattaaattttagtaaaaatataaaattaaaatttattaaaattaattttttataaaaattgtaaaattttataaaaattataaaaatcaagtCATCACATATCACACCACCACGTGACATGTGacgaaaaatgataaaaataaaaatcattaaaagttatagtaaaattataaaatgtttcttttgatatgataatttttgtaatttttttacttaaatctatatttctttacattatgtataattttttacttaatttataaaatttaataaattttttacatttctatatattttataattttttacaattttgtgcttttctaatttttataaattttaatatttgaatttctttattcaaatttaataatatttataaattttttgattataatttttttaattttaacaaaAGCAGAGGCTTAAttgtttttcttgaaaaatttGAGAACCTTTTGATGCATTTGAAAGTTAAAGTACTAATTGAGTGTAAAAAAAAaggcttaattactttttttaaaaagCTTGAAGgttttttgataaattttgaaagtttaaataCCCAAATGAGTGTGAAAAAaagtaaatttttaaaagatttaagAGCTTTTACACCTTAAGTctcaaaagaacaaaaaaaaagaaaagaaaagaaattgctCAAAACAAACATTAAAACCAAGTGTATAATTTGactctaaatttttatttaaaatgatatttaatGTACCACACCAATTTACTGCTACATTATTAACGGTAATTAAGGATTCGATacttaaaatgttacaacacattAATGTAAGTGATTAAAGTGTAACAATCTCAAACATAAGTAACAAATATAACCTAAGGTAAacaaaaatgaatattttaataatttatcttAAATTAAATTGTACTATATTTATATTCACTTTTATGATTAATAATAAGAACTATTGCCCAGATGTTTTGACTTTTGACCAGCATGACAGCCTTACTACAATATCCGATCTTAAGGAAAAAAAGATGATGTCCGCCCAAAGCCAACTCAATTGGTAGATACTTGCACTAATGCTTCatttaaggtatggattttaaaTCCCATCAATTGTGAATTCTTAAAGTTTTTCTGTTGGTGATGTTCCCATTCTATAAACTCAATGCCTCTTTAGCAACTCAGGTTTTTGACAAAACCAAGAGACAACTTTCAAGGGGTTAAAGATCCCTCGATAAAAGACCACCGATAACAAACTCTTCAATTTTTTCAATCACCTGATGAGACACTCTTACTCTATGACCCTGCCGCCGAAAATACTACCCAACTTGTTGAGCAGTCAATAAGCTACATTTCACATATTTCcccaaaagaataaaaaagatcTCTTGATAATATATCAAAATTGATCAcgattaaaaagataaaaaaaattaaataccaaaatgaGAGAAAAAATTCACATCCACATATAAACGATTTTCCATTAATTATTATAATCAAACAGATATTATATTACTCTCATTATAATGCATTCAAACTTCAAAGCTGCATTAACAAGTATGTGTTAACAGAGAAGCTTTGCATTTGCATCCTATAAAACGGGCATAACTACTATTTTTCTGAAAGAGGACATCACAGACATCGAATTATTCGAAAGTGAACTAACTAGAAGAGAAGACATGTTTTACTACAATTTACAACATACAGGAGGACTTAAGTCTCAACATTTCTTTACACAAATTCACACGTGCATACCCGTTCTATGTGCATGACTGGAATCGTGGAGAAGCTAACTCAGATGCATATCTTTTCTTGAGGCTTAGAAGATGTAAAAATACAGATCAGCAGGCTGACACATTTGTTCATTGCTTCTATGCTTCGCACAATAATGTGCTGTTTATAGTTTCATTTTCTATGACTAGCTATTACCATGGAGTTTATTTTGACTTACTTTGTTTCATCGGCTAGAAGAACCAAAACCTAAAACCATGCTGAGAATGGATGGATTATGCAGGAACAGTACGTGAGGAACCACCTTGATTGGCCAAGAAACGGACGACAACACAAGTGATATTATCTGCACTGCCTCTCTGGCATGCCTCCTGCATAAGCCGCTTGGCTGCCTGCTCAGGATCCTGTATTGGCTTTACCATTGCCACAGCCTCCTGCAAAAGATAAATGAAAGTTATGATGACTCACTTCAATTAAATAGGTTAGGAGAGTACTATGCTACCAACCATTTTCAGAACCAAAAAGCTGATGATTTTACTCAAACCACTACCAAGATTCTGGGGTGCCAATAAGATGAGATGATTTCCATACCTCGTTTGTAACAACATCCCATAGTCCATCACTTGCAAGAATAAGGAACTCAAGTGAGCTGTCAATTTTTTCCTCCTGCAAgctcaaaagaaataaaagagtttgagTAGGCTCATATTACCGTCTCTTAAGTAGAGATCCTATAAAGTTTTTAAGCGATAGGGCAGAAATCTAACAAGAAAGGCTACTTGCAAAATTTTTATGCTGGGTCTCGTTCTTTACAGGTTTCTTCTATCTTAATTAGGACAACCCAATCTTCCAAACAGACCTGAATTTCAGGATCAGCAACAACATACTGCTTCAAGAGCCTGTCACCAAATGCACGAGAAACAGCAAGGACACCTCCCACTCTCCAAGTTCCTACAAAGATAATTTCCACCACAACGAAAGGAAGAAATTTAACACGATGAAAAGCTTATAAAGAAAATAGAGGATGATAATAGAGGGAAAGAGAACAGCTAGATGTAAATCCGCACCAGCCCACATGACAAATCCTCCAGCATCCTCAATCCGTTGTCGCTCATCACTTTGATCTGGCTTGTGGTCACGGGACACAGCAAAAGCTGCAAGAGGAATATCATAGATCAGCCAGCAATAAAATGATCCTTCAACAAGATTTCTAAAAACCTGACAAATTCACACCAACACTTCTAACGGGTGAAGAAGCAATTACATAAGAATGCAAAACATTAACTTGTCAAAGTAAAACAGAACATATAGAGCATTTATGTTACAGCAAAAGCTAATGGCAACTTCATAGTGTCAGACATCAGATGAATATAAGTTAAAAACAATAATCATACCATTGCCTCCTCTGCAGATAACAGCTCGGGAATCTCCAACATTTGCAACTAGCAAACGATCTCCAACAAGTATAGCAGTAGAAGCAGTTGATCCAGCATCCCTATTCTGGTTATTTTCTGATTTTAAAAATTCAGAATCTGTATGGTTGTATGCATCGGCTGGCATTGCAAACAATTTAAAAAGACAAGTTAGGCCAGCCCACAAGAAGAGGCACAACTGTCAGATACAGTCATAGCGTGAATAACCTATAGCAGATTTGGTATCAGATATGAACTTTGGATGCCTGATCAAATTACTGAAAAGGTTTTGCTTCACATATTCGGCTGCCCGTGCACCTCCATGACCTGAAACAGCCGTGCTTGTAAAGATCAAGTAAACAAATTTTAACTAAGCATGACTAGCCAGCAACAGATTCCTTTTATGATGTGGCAGTTATGATCTTAATTATGCATGGTAAAAGAAACTATTCTACGGCAGAATATAATGAACTGCCACAGCATAGAATTTACAGTTTACCACAGTACTGTCCTGAGCCAATAACAGCCCATCAGAAATGGCTTCCAATACTGCTACTGCATTGGAGCAGATAATTAATACCAGAATCTGCCTGAAATCCTTTCAGATACTTTCTCTACGTTGAGACTTGAGACTACACTTGTATTGTCCAGCAAATAACAGTGTATCTTGCTCTAACCAGAGGGATTAGAGCAAAATGAAGGAACAAAAAGCTTGATTTTATAACAGAAAAGAAATTATTAAATGAAGAAAGGCAACAGCAGAGGAAAACAAAAAGAATGATACACGCTTTAACAAAAATAATGATCACCATAAATGTTACAAGAAGTATTTAACTATATGTAGGTCATCTGAAGTATGTATAAACCATTAGGAAGTtatgtgtacatgcatgtgtGCAAAAATGAGGGAGAGATATAGAGAGTAATAGAGAAATATACCATCAAAAACTCCAAAAAGACCAACTATCTCTCCATCAACACCGTCAATCCTTGTTTCATAAAAATCTTCCATTGAAGACCTCTTTCCAGGAGAGCTTGCATAGCCGTAGCTAAACTTTCCATTCTGGCTGTTGCCAGAAAACAGGGAACATTTGATTTAGACATTGTACAAATCATTGCATTTTTCAGCAAAACTTGTAAACTCAATAACCATAGACATCTTGTTATTGTCATATTTAAGCAGAACATATTTCAGGACTTCCATTCTAATTGTTTTTTATGCTTGATCATAATTACAAATGATATTTCTTCAGGCATgctatttatttacttaattcaTTCTAGATAAAAATTTAGCAAAATCCAAATTTCCTATCATTACAAATAAACGACTTAAATCACGTGACAAAACCATGCAGTAAATTTTCAATGCACAAGATGCAATAAATTTAGGTCAAAGCCAGAAAGGTCCAAAAATTGCCTTGTCGGAATTAAGAAAAACAGATCCTGCAAAACAGAAACCAAAATAACAATTTGTTCTTTCCAGCGTAACATCAGCAACACAACAAACTGTGTTACTCCTACCTATAAAGAATGGAAAAAACTAGAAATTAATTCATTCCCAATAACGACAATTGAAAATTCATCACATTGCACGCAGAAACGACAAATCAGAGGTTCAGTTGTAGATTTCTCCCACATGATGCAGTGAAATACCATTAAAAGGTAATGATCCACAATAATTTCACATGACAAGCTAATCCAAGTTCGAGAGTATGTACGAACTTTCCAAATTTATGGAGGTTAAGCATGCATTTCTAGCATACATCCATTTGTTTCCATTCCCTCCATTTCTTTTTGTCTACTTTTGCTAATGATGATGATTACCAATCACAGGCCCTATCTAATAGAGATGAACCCCAAGGTTTAACTTAAAGCAAGCTAAACAATAAGCAGGGATCTTTGTCCAAAAGGAAAGTAAATACCGAATATATCACAAATTCTAAATATTAAAGGTGATGTTTCCATTTTCAATGAAAATTcatacaaaaaataaataacaataaaaatcgAATAGATGAGTAAAAATCGGACAAAGGCGTGAAGAACAAAACACGTGTATTGGATTGAactatatggaattgaataaggAGTAACTTGCAAAGCAAACACAAAAAAAGAAGCAATCGAAGAAATTCAAGATCTAAGCAAAGGATGATGAAAGAAGGGGGAAGAAAAGGCAGAAACCTAAGGCCTCCGCCGCTAACCGGTCCATATTCAGCATGAACCTGACTTGAAGATTGCAAAACCGAATTCAAATATCCCATATTACAGCTCGAGCATTCAAAATTTCCAGTTGTTATCACTAAAATCAAAATCAGGAAACAACAAAAAGTACAAGCGTATTCGATAACAGATATTTCAGGCGATGGATTATAACGAAAAGGCCTAATTCGCATGCTAATGGAAATCAAAAACAGTCTTCAAATCGTAGCCTGCAAAGAAACCAAAATTTGCAGATCCAATTTAAACCAAATTCCAAAcacaataaaaatgaaaataataataaataaatgaagttGATGGGAAAGGGAGAGGGAAAAGGTTTACCTTCATGAAGGAGAAGGAAAGGAGATGATCCCATCCataaaaagagagagaaagcAAAGCGCTTAAAAGGCGGTTTTTAAAGggggaaaggaaaaagagaaACTAGACTTACAAAGGAAAAAGTGCGTTTTAGAGAGAGAAAATAAAAACTGTTAATAGTAAAAAATCAGACGTGGCTGACCTCATTGTTTCTTTTTGGTCTAACTCTTCTTTCAGTCCCTGAACTCTTCacactttttaaatttaaatccctttacttaaaaaaaaaaaaaagaaaagaaagaaacttCAATCCTTTACTTTTTGTTTAATGGATGATTTAGTCTCTTTATTCGTacgatttaaattttatttacaaCTGATAATACTATTAACTGacataatcaaattttaatttttaaatcaaatatctgaatattaaatataaattgtgTTATGGGTTGGTATATTTTTCCTGAAAGATTTAGTATTAGAGTACATTGATAAATACAAATACAAGCATCAATACATGTTCTTAGCAGTTACAATGTAGAACTAAACCAGTACAAAGTAGAACAAATAAATAAGTGAAAAAAATTGTTTTAGAAGCGGATTTAATGTGTATATCTACAACAAATAAATAAGGAAAAATAGCTTAGCTTCACATTTGGCTTTGTACTATAATGACAAGTGtcaattgaatatttaaaaaaaaaaaaagtcaggcAAGCAATCTGCAAATAATTTATAGCGTAAATTTGGTAGCTTATTACGTTTCCACTTATAATATACCTTTTTCTTTTATTCCaaagtaattttataattttcgcAAAAATCAATTAAGTTATTATGTCAGATCATAAATTATGCGGCTAAATGGAAATGGTAATTCAAtattacaaattatcttttcctAATATTACAAACCTATCTACTACTTCAGATTTCATTCTCCTATTTCCACAAAGTTATGCTTCTTTAGTAACTAATActctaatttattttcttttacatttcaCATTTGACTCAGTCGTCAAATTCGAGTCTATATTATCACATTACGTTACTGAAGCAACTTAGACTATTTCAACATAATTTTATATGATTTAGTTCCCATTTAACAATAGCATAacgaataaatcatttaataaaattattcacatatttaaaatctTATTTCATCTAAT harbors:
- the LOC108486433 gene encoding probable protein phosphatase 2C 59 → MRIRPFRYNPSPEISVIEYACTFCCFLILILVITTGNFECSSCNMGYLNSVLQSSSQVHAEYGPVSGGGLSQNGKFSYGYASSPGKRSSMEDFYETRIDGVDGEIVGLFGVFDGHGGARAAEYVKQNLFSNLIRHPKFISDTKSAIADAYNHTDSEFLKSENNQNRDAGSTASTAILVGDRLLVANVGDSRAVICRGGNAFAVSRDHKPDQSDERQRIEDAGGFVMWAGTWRVGGVLAVSRAFGDRLLKQYVVADPEIQEEKIDSSLEFLILASDGLWDVVTNEEAVAMVKPIQDPEQAAKRLMQEACQRGSADNITCVVVRFLANQGGSSRTVPA
- the LOC108485913 gene encoding protein GLUTAMINE DUMPER 5-like, whose product is MKEAPKPLMAQPRSPWHSPVPYLFGGLAAMLGLIAFALFILACSYRRIPDNDGGEETDVESGDSVKEVKVYEEKILVIMAGEFKPTFLATPVSKQAPSFGDKNGGFVGEQGSEKGESGERVKPNMSSDDYHQRLPTTITENSANPVNNETGQIQHQH